From Coffea arabica cultivar ET-39 chromosome 2e, Coffea Arabica ET-39 HiFi, whole genome shotgun sequence, the proteins below share one genomic window:
- the LOC140036237 gene encoding zinc finger BED domain-containing protein RICESLEEPER 2-like, whose translation MVQDGLSRIREIVDTIRDSVEFINKIDGRRLQFAEIVRQLQLPEKMLIYDCKTRWNSTYEMLTCALKFQDVFPRYRDREPNNDFYPTTKDWEKVSKVCNILKAFWTATHVISGNDYPTANLYLNKVFRIKVLLDSKVDDEDDFVRSMVQKMKLKFDKYWGECNLLMSIATILDPRCKMKVINYCFPVLYPSYEVQSNIGKIRQALYNLYDEYVEIHVSSQSGSSSQLLIGHDHPTKSSSSASSSVSHVSGMSEFLTHIASVESVQPIKNELDTYFEDGLLIAADDSTVDIVNLDALKWWKDITKYKILPKMTADILAIPISTVASEATFSAGTRVIDSYRASLSPETVEMLMCVGDWCRKLHG comes from the coding sequence ATGGTTCAAGACGGACTCAGTCGAATCAGGGAAATAGTTGACACAATCAGGGACAGTGTGGAGTTTATCAATAAGATAGATGGAAGACGCTTGCAATTTGCTGAAATTGTACGCCAGCTGCAGTTGCCAGAAAAAATGCTAATTTATGACTGCAAAACAAGGTGGAATTCTACTTATGAGATGTTGACTTGTGCACTAAAGTTTCAAGATGTTTTTCCAAGATACAGAGATAGAGAGCCAAATAATGATTTCTATCCAACCACAAAAGATTGGGAAAAGGTTTCAAAAGTGTGCAATATTTTAAAAGCTTTTTGGACAGCAACTCATGTGATATCTGGTAATGATTATCCGACAGCAAATTTATATCTAAATAAAGTTTTTCGGATAAAAGTACTACTAGACAGTAaggttgatgatgaagatgacttTGTCCGGTCAATGGTGCAAAAGATGAAGCTGAAATTTGATAAGTATTGGGGAGAATGTAACTTGTTAATGTCTATAGCAACTATTTTGGATCCCAGATGCAAGATGAAAGTCATAAACTATTGCTTTCCAGTGCTTTATCCTTCATATGAAGTGCAAAGCAATATAGGCAAGATTCGACAAGCCTTGTATAACCTATATGATGAATATGTGGAGATACATGTTTCAAGCCAAAGTGGATCATCTTCTCAACTACTAATCGGCCATGATCACCCAACCAAGAGCAGCAGTAGTGCATCTTCATCAGTGTCCCATGTTTCGGGTATGAGTGAATTTCTGACCCATATTGCTTCCGTTGAGAGTGTTCAACCCATCAAGAATGAATTGGATACCTACTTTGAAGATGGTCTCCTCATAGCTGCAGATGATTCAACGGTAGACATCGTGAATTTGGATGCCTTGAAGTGGTGGAAAGACATAACAAAATATAAGATTCTTCCCAAGATGACTGCTGATATTTTAGCCATTCCAATAAGCACTGTAGCTTCAGAAGCTACATTTAGTGCTGGAACCAGAGTAATCGACTCTTACCGTGCTTCCTTGTCTCCAGAAACTGTAGAAATGTTGATGTGTGTTGGAGATTGGTGTCGTAAGCTACACGggtga